One part of the Sus scrofa isolate TJ Tabasco breed Duroc chromosome 8, Sscrofa11.1, whole genome shotgun sequence genome encodes these proteins:
- the ENOPH1 gene encoding enolase-phosphatase E1 isoform X1 — MIQAVVDNVCWQMSLDRKTTALKQLQGHMWRAAFKAGLMKAEFFEDVVPAVRKWREAGMKVYVYSSGSVEAQKLLFGHSTEGDVLELFDGHFDTKIGHKVESESYRKIASSIGCSTSNILFLTDVTVEASAAEAADVHVAVVVRPGNAGLTDDEKTYYRLITSFGELCLPASP, encoded by the exons ATGATCCAGGCCGTGGTGGATAATGTGTGCTGGCAGATGTCTCTGGACCGAAAGACCACGGCGCTGAAGCAGCTGCAGGGCCACATGTGGAGGGCGGCGTTCAAAGCTGGGCTCATGAAAGCAGA GTTCTTCGAAGATGTAGTTCCAGCGGTCAGGAAGTGGAGAGAGGCTGGCATGAAGGTGTATGTCTATTCCTCGGGGAGTGTGGAGGCCCAGAAGCTCTTATTCGGGCATTCTACGGAGGGAGATGTTCTCGAG CTTTTTGACGGTCACTTTGATACCAAGATTGGACACAAAGTGGAGAGTGAGAGTTACCGAAAGATTGCCAGCAGCATCGGGTGCTCAACCAGCAACATCTTGTTTCTAACGGACGTCACCGTAG AGGCCAGTGCTGCTGAGGCGGCCGACGTGCACGTGGCCGTGGTGGTGAGACCGGGCAACGCGGGGCTCACGGACGACGAGAAGACTTACTACCGCCTCATCACGTCCTTCGGCGAGCTGTGCCTGCCGGCCTCCCCCTAG